One window of the Asticcacaulis sp. SL142 genome contains the following:
- a CDS encoding SEL1-like repeat protein, with protein sequence MTRFLGVVLTLLGWGLTLAFIGLALGFLLMPMWSGVALALLAAVIINPIVVSRLPFIGQARHKVLTSLALVSVVSAVGLGGCSTDFKYKLAQMTEKSAVTAAEYAEAVKWYQQAADKGHAKSQFALGELYHKGEGVEKNAEQAWTWFKKAADQGYGPAQNRIGMMYAAGDWVRADAAEAVVWYRKAAEGDDRDAQFNLAHMYAKGEGVAKDGVQALIWYRKAAEGGHAGAQYELAGLYDAGKSVPKDPQMALNWYRKAAASHADAQFKLGNVYTVGKLVKKDQAEAAKWYEKAANNGHAKAQYVMGLRYQSGFGVTKDKAVAAKWYQKAAANGYAEAQYRFGQLYQKGDGEVAARAVEEAKRAAAGH encoded by the coding sequence ATGACGCGCTTTTTAGGTGTGGTCTTAACGCTGCTGGGCTGGGGGTTGACACTGGCCTTTATCGGTCTGGCCCTTGGCTTTTTGCTGATGCCGATGTGGAGCGGGGTCGCGCTGGCCCTGCTTGCCGCCGTGATTATCAACCCGATCGTGGTGAGCCGGTTGCCCTTCATCGGTCAGGCGCGGCACAAAGTGCTGACCTCACTGGCCCTGGTGAGCGTGGTGTCAGCCGTGGGTCTGGGCGGTTGCTCGACAGATTTCAAATATAAGCTGGCCCAGATGACCGAAAAGTCAGCGGTGACGGCGGCGGAATATGCCGAGGCGGTTAAGTGGTATCAGCAGGCCGCAGATAAGGGCCATGCCAAATCTCAGTTCGCGCTTGGGGAGCTTTACCATAAGGGCGAAGGCGTGGAAAAAAACGCCGAACAGGCCTGGACCTGGTTTAAAAAAGCCGCTGATCAGGGCTATGGTCCGGCCCAGAACCGGATCGGGATGATGTACGCTGCCGGGGACTGGGTGCGGGCCGATGCCGCAGAAGCCGTGGTGTGGTATCGCAAGGCGGCCGAGGGCGACGACCGGGACGCTCAGTTCAATCTGGCCCATATGTACGCCAAAGGTGAGGGTGTGGCCAAGGATGGCGTTCAGGCCCTGATCTGGTATCGTAAGGCGGCCGAGGGCGGCCATGCCGGGGCGCAATACGAACTGGCCGGGCTTTACGATGCGGGCAAGAGCGTGCCGAAGGACCCGCAGATGGCTCTGAACTGGTACCGCAAGGCCGCCGCCAGCCATGCCGACGCCCAGTTCAAACTCGGTAATGTTTATACCGTCGGAAAGCTGGTCAAAAAAGATCAGGCTGAGGCCGCCAAATGGTATGAAAAGGCCGCGAATAACGGCCACGCAAAGGCCCAGTACGTTATGGGGCTACGCTACCAAAGTGGCTTTGGCGTTACGAAAGACAAGGCTGTGGCGGCGAAATGGTATCAAAAGGCCGCGGCGAACGGCTATGCCGAGGCTCAGTACCGTTTCGGCCAGCTCTATCAGAAGGGTGACGGTGAGGTGGCGGCGCGGGCGGTGGAAGAGGCCAAACGGGCGGCTGCCGGTCATTAG